The proteins below are encoded in one region of Micromonospora sp. DSM 45708:
- a CDS encoding HAD family hydrolase: MAVLTRERWAHDTRTRAVFFDFDGTLWDPEKLIFQAHAEIFAEAGTSLDHDLWTRAVGRIGADIWGQLGALAGGPVDRSALDRRLERRLDQLLVTIRARPGVPRVLAEVDALGLPRGIVSNSSRAWVERYSRQCGVADGWRTIRCADADPRIAKPEPALYLAALHDLRVPAEAAIAFEDTPSGVHAAKAAGIRCVAVPNPVTAALDLSAADLRLESFEQLRLAQVLETLVRP; encoded by the coding sequence GTGGCAGTACTCACTCGGGAGCGCTGGGCGCACGACACCCGTACCCGAGCGGTCTTCTTCGACTTCGACGGGACACTGTGGGACCCGGAAAAGCTGATCTTCCAGGCGCACGCCGAGATCTTCGCCGAGGCGGGCACCTCGCTCGACCACGACCTGTGGACCCGTGCCGTGGGCCGGATCGGCGCCGACATCTGGGGCCAACTCGGCGCGCTCGCCGGCGGGCCGGTCGACCGGTCGGCGCTGGACCGGCGACTCGAACGCCGGCTCGACCAGTTGCTGGTGACCATCCGGGCGCGCCCCGGTGTGCCCCGGGTGCTCGCCGAGGTGGACGCGCTCGGCCTGCCCCGGGGCATCGTCAGCAACAGTTCGCGGGCCTGGGTGGAGCGTTACAGCCGGCAGTGCGGTGTCGCCGACGGCTGGCGGACGATCCGGTGCGCCGACGCCGACCCGCGCATCGCCAAGCCGGAACCGGCGCTCTACCTGGCGGCACTCCACGACCTGCGGGTCCCGGCCGAGGCGGCGATCGCCTTCGAGGACACGCCGAGCGGCGTCCACGCCGCCAAGGCGGCCGGGATCAGGTGCGTCGCGGTGCCCAACCCGGTCACCGCGGCGCTCGACCTGAGCGCGGCGGACCTGCGCCTCGAATCGTTCGAACAGCTCCGCCTCGCGCAGGTGCTGGAAACACTCGTCCGACCATGA
- a CDS encoding aspartate aminotransferase family protein: MTIHADPTGALGGDDPLSGYYYRPDPLKFVRGEGVWAYTEDGQRFLDCSAGTFNLSLGYSHPEIVRVIQEQAPNLIHVTSKFQTDALNDLVRGLTEVAPPGLEKVHLKSASGSDANEGAIKIAQHVTGKSDVVSLFRGHLGQTIAMTAASGAAFRRAPFTFQMPGVVHVPDPYCLRCFYKQEYPSCNLLCAERINDFIDYASSGKVAAVIVEPISGNGGNIVVPDGYLQALRRLCDERGIALIFDEIQTGFGRTGHMFAADHFGVSPHMLTFGKGLGGSGMPIAGILTEERFAGLTAHHINSTFGGNVLAATAAARTLQIIRQPGFLEHVRAVGAHIRTRLEELAAKVGFVREVRGLGLMLGMEITDADGRPDAKLTNHLAEEGMAHGLLLRTSLYGYGNVLKVRPALIISFAEADEMCDRLTQLFLSVR, encoded by the coding sequence ATGACCATCCACGCGGACCCGACCGGCGCGCTCGGTGGCGACGACCCGCTGTCGGGCTACTACTACCGCCCGGACCCGCTCAAGTTCGTCCGCGGTGAGGGCGTATGGGCGTACACGGAGGACGGGCAGCGTTTCCTGGACTGCTCCGCCGGCACCTTCAACCTGTCCCTCGGCTACTCACACCCGGAGATCGTCCGGGTGATCCAGGAACAGGCGCCGAACCTGATCCACGTCACCTCCAAGTTCCAGACCGACGCGCTCAACGACCTGGTGCGCGGCCTGACCGAGGTGGCCCCGCCCGGGCTGGAGAAGGTCCACCTGAAGTCGGCCAGCGGCTCGGACGCCAACGAGGGCGCCATCAAGATCGCCCAACACGTCACCGGTAAGTCCGACGTGGTCAGTCTCTTCCGCGGCCACCTCGGGCAGACCATCGCCATGACGGCGGCCTCCGGCGCGGCGTTCCGCCGGGCGCCGTTCACCTTCCAGATGCCCGGCGTGGTGCACGTGCCGGACCCGTACTGTCTGCGCTGCTTCTACAAGCAGGAGTACCCGAGCTGCAACCTGCTCTGCGCCGAGCGCATCAACGACTTCATCGACTACGCCAGCTCCGGCAAGGTGGCGGCGGTCATCGTCGAGCCGATCTCCGGCAACGGCGGCAACATCGTGGTGCCCGACGGCTACCTCCAGGCGCTGCGCCGGCTGTGCGACGAGCGCGGGATCGCGCTGATCTTCGACGAGATCCAGACCGGGTTCGGCCGGACCGGTCACATGTTCGCGGCCGACCACTTCGGCGTCTCGCCGCACATGCTGACCTTCGGCAAGGGGCTCGGCGGGTCCGGCATGCCGATCGCCGGGATCCTGACCGAGGAGCGGTTCGCCGGCCTCACCGCCCACCACATCAACTCCACCTTCGGCGGCAACGTGCTGGCCGCGACGGCGGCTGCGCGGACGCTCCAGATCATCCGCCAGCCCGGCTTCCTGGAGCACGTCCGCGCTGTCGGCGCGCACATCCGCACCAGGCTGGAGGAGCTGGCGGCCAAGGTGGGCTTCGTCCGTGAGGTACGCGGGCTGGGCCTGATGCTGGGCATGGAGATCACCGACGCGGACGGGCGCCCGGACGCGAAGCTGACGAACCACCTCGCCGAGGAGGGCATGGCGCACGGGCTGCTGCTGCGCACCTCCCTCTACGGGTACGGCAACGTGCTGAAGGTCCGGCCGGCTCTGATCATCAGCTTCGCCGAGGCCGACGAGATGTGCGACCGCCTCACCCAACTCTTCCTCTCGGTGCGGTGA
- a CDS encoding AfsR/SARP family transcriptional regulator — MTEFPAPAFGVLGPLAVRHAHGEIAVTSARQRVVLAALLRSANAVVTIDQLADLLWNGRRTDGATSTVYSYVMRLRRTLGPGLGARVRTNSGGYVLRAAAEEVDTGLFDRHRLAGKRALDEQRWADAAAEFAAAARLWRGEPYADVPADALRCDEAERLRERWLTVREWQNEAELRLGRHDEVIARLRGLTAEHPLREPFTEQMMHALSQAGRPAEALGVYESARHHLIGQIGLGPGPELRSRLDAILGTWSDSDGDWDLVPAPTRAPTPAQLPADLPDFTGRESVVAELGALVTADARRQTATVVTITGAAGTGKTALALRVAHSSRGGYGDGQLFVDLGGSSDRPLGTGEALARLLRGVGVPASTVPETEDECAALLRSALAGRRILLLLDDAADADQARELLPGAGTCAVIVTARSRLTRVPGDHHVALDALRPEESHALFARLVGRDRVAAERHDAAAVVAACDGLPLALRLVGARIAGHPGRRIATLARRLRDESQRLTELRSGNDGVTARIDASLARLPGGGPVDPRALFALLGIIAVPDLGPEACGALAGAGVRDTEAALDLLVDLHLVELDQAGRYGLRALPRLRATELAWHHPADARTRAVERLVRWYLHSAERADRLPTPHGVQPGQPVPPPSTRGAARRWYDRERHCLPSVARAAAEAGLHEEHRRLATLIERDRTTADPRRAGAYAVV; from the coding sequence ATGACCGAATTCCCGGCGCCGGCCTTCGGCGTCCTGGGGCCGCTGGCGGTCCGGCACGCGCACGGCGAGATCGCCGTGACGTCGGCCCGCCAGCGGGTCGTGCTCGCCGCGCTGCTGCGGTCGGCCAACGCCGTGGTCACCATCGACCAACTGGCCGACCTGCTGTGGAACGGGCGCCGGACCGACGGGGCCACGTCGACCGTCTACAGCTACGTGATGCGGCTGCGCCGCACGCTCGGCCCCGGGCTGGGCGCGCGGGTCCGCACCAACAGCGGCGGCTACGTGCTGCGCGCCGCTGCCGAGGAGGTCGACACCGGACTGTTCGACCGGCACCGGCTGGCCGGCAAGCGGGCCCTCGACGAGCAACGCTGGGCGGACGCGGCAGCCGAGTTCGCCGCCGCCGCGCGCCTCTGGCGGGGTGAGCCGTATGCCGACGTGCCGGCCGACGCGCTGCGCTGCGACGAGGCGGAGCGGCTGCGCGAGCGGTGGCTGACCGTCCGGGAGTGGCAGAACGAGGCCGAGCTGCGCCTGGGTCGTCACGACGAGGTGATCGCGCGGCTGCGCGGGCTGACCGCCGAGCATCCGCTGCGTGAGCCGTTCACCGAGCAGATGATGCATGCGCTGTCGCAGGCCGGTCGGCCGGCTGAGGCGCTGGGCGTCTACGAGTCCGCCCGGCACCACCTGATCGGCCAGATCGGCCTCGGGCCCGGCCCGGAACTCAGGAGCCGACTCGACGCGATCCTCGGTACCTGGTCGGACTCCGACGGCGACTGGGATCTGGTACCGGCGCCGACCCGCGCCCCGACGCCGGCGCAGCTCCCCGCCGACCTGCCCGACTTCACCGGCCGGGAGTCCGTCGTCGCCGAACTGGGCGCCCTGGTGACGGCCGACGCACGACGGCAGACGGCCACCGTGGTGACCATCACCGGCGCGGCCGGCACCGGCAAGACCGCGCTCGCCCTGCGCGTCGCCCACTCGTCGCGCGGCGGCTACGGCGACGGACAGCTGTTCGTGGACCTCGGCGGCAGCAGCGACCGGCCGCTGGGCACGGGCGAGGCGCTGGCCCGCCTCCTGCGTGGCGTCGGCGTTCCGGCGTCCACGGTTCCCGAGACGGAGGACGAGTGCGCCGCGCTGCTGCGCAGCGCGCTGGCCGGCCGTCGGATCCTGCTCCTGCTCGACGACGCCGCCGACGCCGACCAGGCCCGTGAGCTGTTGCCCGGCGCCGGCACGTGCGCGGTGATCGTGACCGCCCGGAGCCGGCTGACCCGGGTGCCCGGCGACCACCACGTCGCCCTGGACGCGCTGCGCCCCGAGGAGTCCCACGCCCTGTTCGCGCGGCTCGTGGGCCGGGACCGGGTGGCTGCCGAGCGGCACGACGCCGCGGCCGTGGTGGCGGCCTGCGACGGCCTCCCCCTCGCACTGCGGCTGGTCGGTGCGCGGATAGCCGGCCATCCGGGCCGCCGGATCGCCACCCTCGCCCGACGGCTGCGCGACGAGTCGCAACGCCTGACCGAGCTCCGGTCGGGCAACGACGGGGTCACCGCGCGGATCGACGCCAGCCTGGCGCGGCTGCCGGGCGGCGGCCCGGTCGATCCCCGCGCGCTCTTCGCGCTGCTCGGGATCATCGCGGTGCCGGATCTCGGCCCGGAGGCCTGCGGCGCCCTGGCCGGCGCCGGCGTGCGGGACACCGAGGCGGCGTTGGACCTGCTGGTCGACCTGCACCTGGTAGAACTCGATCAGGCCGGCCGCTACGGGCTGCGCGCGCTGCCGCGGCTCCGCGCCACCGAGCTGGCGTGGCACCACCCGGCCGACGCCCGGACCCGGGCGGTCGAGCGGCTGGTGCGGTGGTACCTGCACTCGGCCGAGCGGGCCGACCGGCTGCCCACCCCGCACGGCGTCCAGCCCGGTCAGCCGGTCCCGCCGCCGTCCACCCGAGGCGCGGCGAGGCGGTGGTACGACCGGGAACGCCACTGCCTGCCGTCCGTCGCCCGGGCCGCCGCCGAGGCTGGCCTGCACGAGGAGCACCGGCGCCTGGCGACCCTGATCGAGCGCGACCGCACGACCGCCGACCCGCGCCGGGCCGGTGCCTACGCGGTCGTCTGA
- a CDS encoding ROK family glucokinase, whose amino-acid sequence MHTIGVDVGGTKMAAGVVDAAGRVVAHRSYRTPAATAEVVPELCRLVGAVRGRYDIGAVGVGAAGFVDEHGATVLFAKHIGWTGEPLRTSLEGLLGLPVVVENDANAAAWGEARHGAGRNERNLVCVTIGTGIGGGLILDGNLFRGSHGVAAELGHLCVVPDGRRCGCGAFGCWEMYGSGGALVREGRRRGVVAGADAPAGPAITRAARAGDPAALDLLAWLGDWVGRGLAGLAAVLDPPCFVLGGGVVAEAGELLLTPVRTSFRRHLTGVGHRPVARVVPAALGHDAGLIGAADLARVAQDRTTARSVPSASKDRRR is encoded by the coding sequence ATGCACACGATAGGCGTGGACGTCGGTGGGACCAAGATGGCGGCGGGTGTGGTCGATGCGGCCGGACGGGTCGTGGCCCACCGAAGTTATCGCACTCCGGCGGCGACAGCCGAGGTCGTTCCGGAATTGTGCCGCCTGGTCGGTGCGGTACGCGGAAGGTACGACATCGGCGCGGTCGGCGTGGGTGCCGCCGGATTCGTCGACGAACACGGGGCGACCGTCCTCTTCGCCAAGCACATCGGCTGGACCGGTGAACCGTTGCGGACGTCCCTGGAAGGACTGCTCGGCCTTCCCGTGGTGGTGGAGAACGACGCGAATGCCGCGGCGTGGGGCGAGGCACGCCACGGCGCGGGCCGGAACGAGCGCAACCTGGTGTGCGTGACGATCGGCACCGGTATCGGCGGCGGGCTGATCCTGGACGGGAATCTGTTCCGGGGAAGTCACGGGGTCGCCGCCGAACTGGGGCACCTGTGCGTGGTGCCGGACGGCCGGCGCTGTGGATGTGGCGCCTTCGGCTGCTGGGAGATGTACGGGTCCGGCGGCGCCCTGGTACGGGAGGGGCGCCGGCGTGGCGTGGTGGCGGGCGCGGACGCCCCCGCCGGTCCCGCCATCACCCGCGCCGCCCGCGCGGGTGATCCCGCGGCACTCGATCTGCTGGCCTGGTTGGGCGACTGGGTGGGGCGGGGCCTGGCCGGACTGGCCGCCGTGCTCGACCCGCCGTGCTTCGTGCTGGGCGGGGGCGTCGTCGCCGAGGCGGGCGAGTTGCTGCTCACGCCGGTTCGCACGTCGTTCCGTCGGCACCTGACCGGCGTCGGGCACCGGCCCGTCGCACGGGTGGTGCCGGCGGCGCTGGGCCACGACGCCGGGCTGATCGGCGCCGCGGACCTGGCGCGGGTCGCCCAGGACCGGACCACGGCGCGAAGTGTTCCTAGTGCGTCGAAGGATCGTCGGCGCTAG
- a CDS encoding inositol monophosphatase family protein, with amino-acid sequence MSAVRDLLLGLAQHIRETVVAGRGTVGRHYVSGAAQGGDAEFPVDVLAERAAADFLRRTGQSVACYTESAGLTVLGDDPRHVLIIDPIDGTRAAAADLEMACVSIAAAPYPGEPTIGDITHAVLTEIKTGNWLYADEDGTAVESGGFPDPVPRLSDTGEVERMFWSLEFNGHPTGMMIDAYGHLIDASANRGAVYVFNSASFSLSRIVTGQMDAYVDIGNRILRDRPESEAEFRRVGHGSILHLFPYDIAAAVFIAERAGVVVTDAYGKSLHDTLLLDIGPLNQRSCIAASTPRLHELLLAGIRW; translated from the coding sequence GTGAGCGCCGTGCGTGACCTGCTGCTGGGCCTGGCGCAGCACATCCGGGAGACCGTCGTGGCCGGCCGCGGCACGGTCGGTCGACATTACGTGAGCGGCGCGGCGCAGGGCGGTGACGCGGAGTTCCCGGTCGACGTGCTCGCCGAGCGGGCCGCCGCCGACTTCCTGCGGCGCACCGGACAGTCGGTCGCCTGCTACACCGAGAGCGCCGGTCTGACCGTGCTCGGGGACGACCCGCGGCACGTGCTGATCATCGATCCGATCGACGGCACCCGCGCGGCGGCGGCCGACCTGGAGATGGCGTGCGTGTCCATCGCCGCGGCGCCGTACCCGGGCGAGCCGACCATCGGTGACATCACGCACGCGGTGCTCACCGAGATCAAGACCGGCAACTGGTTGTACGCCGACGAGGACGGCACCGCCGTCGAGTCCGGCGGGTTCCCGGACCCGGTGCCGCGCCTGAGCGACACCGGCGAGGTGGAGCGGATGTTCTGGTCGCTGGAGTTCAACGGTCATCCCACCGGCATGATGATCGACGCGTACGGGCACCTGATCGACGCCTCCGCGAACCGCGGCGCGGTCTACGTCTTCAACTCCGCGTCGTTCTCGCTCTCCCGCATCGTGACCGGGCAGATGGACGCGTACGTCGACATCGGCAACCGCATCCTGCGCGACCGGCCGGAGTCGGAGGCCGAGTTCCGCCGGGTCGGGCACGGCAGCATCCTGCACCTCTTCCCGTACGACATCGCCGCCGCCGTGTTCATCGCCGAGCGGGCCGGCGTGGTGGTGACCGACGCCTACGGAAAATCCCTGCACGACACGTTGCTGCTGGACATCGGTCCGCTGAACCAGCGGTCCTGCATCGCCGCGTCCACGCCCCGCCTGCACGAGCTTCTCCTGGCGGGCATCCGGTGGTGA
- a CDS encoding PfkB family carbohydrate kinase, whose amino-acid sequence MRVAVIGHVEWTTIAELGRVPDRGEVVHAAVTWEGPAGGGAVAAVRMAELTGGCVFLTALGDDEAGERSRSALKGRGVEVLAVTRAAPTRTAVSLVDATRERTTVTLGPRLHPEAEDPLPWDDLADFDAVFFAAGAPGVLRSARAARSLVVTTRELETVAAAGVRPDAMVGSARDGAERYRPELLAEAPGLVVVTDGANGGAFTVAGDHAGVYPAARVDGPILDTYGVGDTFAAALTVGLGANLGVAGALELAARCGSACLTGTGPYGAVTSVAALRLPR is encoded by the coding sequence ATGCGGGTGGCAGTGATCGGCCACGTGGAGTGGACGACGATCGCCGAGCTCGGCAGGGTGCCGGACCGTGGCGAGGTCGTGCACGCGGCCGTCACCTGGGAGGGCCCGGCCGGAGGCGGCGCGGTCGCTGCGGTACGGATGGCCGAGCTGACCGGCGGGTGTGTCTTCCTCACCGCGCTGGGCGACGACGAGGCGGGCGAACGCTCCCGCTCGGCGTTGAAGGGCCGCGGCGTCGAGGTGCTGGCCGTGACCCGGGCCGCGCCGACCCGCACGGCGGTCAGCCTCGTGGACGCGACACGGGAGCGGACGACGGTGACGCTCGGGCCCCGGCTGCACCCCGAGGCGGAGGATCCGCTCCCCTGGGACGACCTGGCCGACTTCGACGCGGTCTTCTTCGCGGCGGGGGCGCCCGGCGTGCTCCGGTCGGCCCGCGCCGCCAGATCCCTCGTGGTGACCACCCGCGAGCTGGAGACGGTGGCCGCGGCCGGGGTACGCCCGGACGCGATGGTCGGCAGCGCCCGCGACGGCGCCGAACGGTACCGACCCGAGCTGCTGGCGGAGGCGCCCGGACTGGTGGTGGTGACGGACGGCGCGAACGGTGGCGCCTTCACCGTGGCCGGTGACCACGCCGGCGTCTATCCGGCCGCGCGGGTCGACGGGCCGATCCTGGACACCTACGGCGTCGGGGACACCTTCGCCGCGGCCCTCACCGTCGGTCTCGGCGCGAACCTCGGCGTGGCGGGGGCACTGGAGCTGGCCGCCCGCTGCGGCTCCGCCTGTCTCACCGGCACCGGGCCGTACGGCGCGGTGACCTCGGTGGCCGCCCTCCGGTTGCCGCGATGA